The Papaver somniferum cultivar HN1 chromosome 3, ASM357369v1, whole genome shotgun sequence genome includes a region encoding these proteins:
- the LOC113359157 gene encoding protein NRT1/ PTR FAMILY 1.2-like: MAIGAGGIRPCSIAFGADQFYKPENPGNEGVLQTFFNWYYASVGVSIMVDVIIIVYIQDHKGWKLGFGIVVLLMLLSTVLFVLGSQYYVKVKPNKSLFIGFVQVLVVAWKNNELVFPPTDAIHACRYMYHHHSDSKLVAPTNNLRFLDKACIIRNPDEENLKPDGSTRKPWSLCTVDQVEHLKALMRVIPIWSTGIMVSVIVGQNSFFILQAKTMNKHITSSFRFPAGSFMVFTILTYTIWCKRAIKHGISKLVHAVVDTSAFWLVPQHCLIGVAEAFNFIAQIKFYYTQFPKSMASIAVAQLERLLETWLEV; the protein is encoded by the exons ATGGCAATTGGGGCTGGTGGTATTAGACCGTGTTCAATAGCATTTGGAGCCGATCAATTTTACAAACCAGAAAACCCTGGAAATGAAGGAGTTTTACAAACTTTCTTCAATTGGTATTATGCATCAGTCGGAGTTTCCATCATGGTTGATGTTATTATTATCGTTTATATTCAAGATCATAAAGGATGGAAACTTGGGTTCGGCATTGTAGTTCTACTAATGTTATTATCCACTGTCTTATTCGTCTTGGGTAGTCAATATTATGTCAAGGTGAAGCCAAATAAGAGTTTGTTTATAGGATTTGTACAAGTCCTTGTGGTGGCTTGGAAGAACAATGAACTTGTATTTCCTCCAACGGATGCTATTCATGCCTGCAGATACATGTATCATCACCATAGCGATTCCAAATTGGTCGCACCAACTAACAATCTAAG GTTTCTAGACAAAGCTTGTATAATCAGAAATCCTGATGAAGAAAACTTGAAACCAGACGGGTCAACTAGAAAACCGTGGAGCTTATGCACAGTGGATCAGGTTGAACATCTCAAAGCATTAATGAGAGTAATTCCTATATGGTCAACCGGGATCATGGTTAGTGTAATAGTCGGCCAGAATTCGTTTTTCATACTTCAAGCAAAAACTATGAACAAACATATAACCTCAAGCTTCCGATTCCCAGCAGGCTCCTTTATGGTTTTCACAATCCTAACCTACACAATATG GTGCAAAAGAGCAATTAAACATGGGATATCAAAACTTGTTCATGCCGTGGTTGATACGTCAGCTTTTTGGTTAGTACCGCAACATTGCTTGATCGGAGTAGCTGAGGCTTTTAATTTTATAGCACAAATCAAGTTTTACTATACTCAATTTCCTAAAAGTATGGCTAGCATTGCTGTGGCTCAGTTGGAACGGCTGTTGGAAACTTGGTTGGAAGTTTGA